GGATTCAGGATGATTTCTTGTCGTCGGATTTATTATCCTCTTTTTTGGGAGTGACGTCTATCTCATTCGGCTCATTGCTGGATTTCTTGAAGTTTCTGATGGTCTTGCCCAGAGCGCTGCCGATTTCGGGGAGTTTGCCGGCTCCGAAAATAATTAAAATGATAACCAGGATGATTAGCAATTCAGGCATGCCTATTCCAAACATAATTTTACACCCTCTTTCTCTAAATTTACCGTCGCGATCCTAAACTATCGCAAAGCCATTGTCAAATAATAACCGTTTGCAAGCGGCAAATGGCCGCTTTCAATTATTCTCTTTTTTCGGTTCTTCCGCCGGAAGATTTACAGTAACAACCGCGCCCCGTTTCCCCGGCGCTCCCAGGGGCTTTCCCTGGAAAAAAAGATCTACTCCCCCGGCGTTGCCTATATACAGTTGGAAGCCTTCCTCCGCCCGCCGCTCGATTTTCTCCCCCGGCTTCAACAGAATCTCACTGCGGTTTTTTTTGTCTGCAACTATTCTCATCCATGTCAGCTCACGTGCCTCAATAACCAGATGGTACTTGCCTGTTAGAGACTGGTCTGGGGAGGGTGAAACAGTTTTTTCCGGGGCAGGGCTGACTGCCGCCGTCGTTTGCGGGAGGGCTGCCGTTGGCGCCGCATTATTTACGGCAGGCGGAACTGCGGGCGCCGATGCCGGCTTGGCAACGGGTGCGGCGGGAGTCGCTGGCTTATCCCCATGGTAGAGAAAGACCGCCAGGACGATAAGGCCGGCGATGATCACAATGGCAAGACTTCCATAAAGGAACAGGTACCGTCGGCTGTTTTCCGGCCAGGGTTTCCTGACCTCTTCGGCTTCGGCCGGTTTGCTTGTGGTGGCAAGGTAAACTTCATACCTGTCGAGAAGCGGTTTTTCGTCGATTGCAATCTTCTTGGCGTATTTTTTGATAAAGCTTTTCGTGTAGATCGGGGAGGGGAGGCTTTTAAAGTCGCCATTTTCCAGCGCCGCGAGGTTAACGATGCTGATCCGTGTCGCGGCAAAAATATCTTTCAGGGATAGTCCGCGGGCTTCCCGCAGCGCCTTCAGATTTTCTACCGTTTCTCCCGGCGTCGAGCCTGAATTATTTTGGGGAATGTTATCGTTTTCATTCATCTTATTATGTCCTTGCCGATATTGGAACACTCTTAATTATACTAAATAGTGCTTTTGAATTTCGGATCAATGACGGTAGTTGGTTCTGTTTTCATATCGGGGTTGCAGGCATTCCCATTTGCGGATAAGGATTAGCATCATTAAATAGATAAATGCAATAGAATAAATATGAGCAGCGGATCTAAATCAGGAGCGATTAAAAATATTTTCTTCTGGATATTCATTCATCTTTGTGATGAGATCAAAGGCACGATGTTAAGAGCGGGCATATCGCTAATAAATTGCTCCGAGGTGTGGGGAGCTGATGAAAAAGGACGAGAAGCATGCTGAATGACGGCGGTTTGAGGGAATTTATCGAAAAAACGGCGCGCGAGGCAGGGGCGCTTCTGCGCGGCAGGCTTTATGACCGGCATGATGTTCAGTACAAAGGGGAGATAAATATCGTAACCGAGGCGGATCGCCTTTCTGAGGAACTGATAGTCGAGAGGATCAGTCGCCGGTTCCCTCAGCATGGCATAATGACCGAAGAATCGCCGGAAAAAATAAATATTTCAGAATCCCGCTGGATCATCGATCCCTTGGATGGAACCACCAATTATGCCCATGGCTATCCGGTCTTTGCGGTTTCCATCGCCCTGGAGGTTGAGGGGACGATCATCCTGGGCGCCGTTTATAACCCCATGTCTGACGAATTTTTTGTGGCGGAGCAGGGGGCCGGTTCATATCTGAACGGCCGGCGACTGAAGGTATCATCTACCGCAGCACTTTCCCGATCTCTTTTGGCAACCGGTTTTCCCTACGACATACGAACCGACAGAAACAATAATATCAATTACTTCAAGGCGATGGCGCTTCATGCCCAGGCAATTCGGCGGGCGGGTTCGGCGGCGCTTGATCTGGCCTTTATCGCGGCGGGCCGGTTCGACGGCTTCTGGGAGCTGAAACTTGCCCCGTGGGACACAGCCGCCGGCTGGCTGATCGTGGAAGAGGCCGGAGGCGTTGTCACCGATCTTGCCGGCGGCGCATACAATGTCCATTCTCCGCATATCCTCGCCACTAACGGCCTGATTCACGCCGATATGGCCCGTATCTTCGCCGCGACCAATCCCCTGGCCGAGCCCTGAAACTTCTGCATGCTCAGCAGTCGGTGGTCAAAATCGCATAAAGTCTGCGGCCGATCTCAAGGCCGCGCTCAATAAAATCAGGACCATATCTACGCCCGGTTGCCGTGCGGAAGCTTTCTTTAATTTTTTCAACACCCTGCATGCCGGCGGGGAACTTCGGTAAAAGTTCGCACAGGGGAATCGCGCGCGGCGCCGTCATCGCCCAGATGGTTTCCGTGAAATTGTCCGGCCCCCAGCGGAATTTATCCGCATCATA
This region of Syntrophales bacterium genomic DNA includes:
- a CDS encoding twin-arginine translocase TatA/TatE family subunit produces the protein MFGIGMPELLIILVIILIIFGAGKLPEIGSALGKTIRNFKKSSNEPNEIDVTPKKEDNKSDDKKSS
- a CDS encoding DUF4115 domain-containing protein, which produces MNENDNIPQNNSGSTPGETVENLKALREARGLSLKDIFAATRISIVNLAALENGDFKSLPSPIYTKSFIKKYAKKIAIDEKPLLDRYEVYLATTSKPAEAEEVRKPWPENSRRYLFLYGSLAIVIIAGLIVLAVFLYHGDKPATPAAPVAKPASAPAVPPAVNNAAPTAALPQTTAAVSPAPEKTVSPSPDQSLTGKYHLVIEARELTWMRIVADKKNRSEILLKPGEKIERRAEEGFQLYIGNAGGVDLFFQGKPLGAPGKRGAVVTVNLPAEEPKKENN
- a CDS encoding inositol monophosphatase, with translation MLNDGGLREFIEKTAREAGALLRGRLYDRHDVQYKGEINIVTEADRLSEELIVERISRRFPQHGIMTEESPEKINISESRWIIDPLDGTTNYAHGYPVFAVSIALEVEGTIILGAVYNPMSDEFFVAEQGAGSYLNGRRLKVSSTAALSRSLLATGFPYDIRTDRNNNINYFKAMALHAQAIRRAGSAALDLAFIAAGRFDGFWELKLAPWDTAAGWLIVEEAGGVVTDLAGGAYNVHSPHILATNGLIHADMARIFAATNPLAEP